A genomic window from Cotesia glomerata isolate CgM1 linkage group LG7, MPM_Cglom_v2.3, whole genome shotgun sequence includes:
- the LOC123268401 gene encoding putative uncharacterized protein DDB_G0289263 isoform X2 has protein sequence MDTMNANTNHAKYNYKSHRTVEEGAFDSRKIKKESNEIICGEIDSGSYDTTTTTSTATTTTSTPTQISTTPLSSNNLINDDHSSAITRERSTNSSRQSNGFHPDLQEIIAAKLNTNSHGLSLAAKNDKIRHLIEDSISEESKLRVDEIYLQVEQLKVDEKLLLYLKLPALLTNPSGTVDPLRQPLNPLGNRYEIHQTIMWIKTHLEEDPEVSLPKQEVYDEYNVFCMKNSMKPLSTADFGKVMKQVYPRVRPRRLGTRGNSRYCYAGMRKRIKLDTPTLPSIIGVADEDDCEEIMSEEMLGAASTLIREWAESTLGYKFTSLSALARHLVDNLCVDTRSLAAVCILSASGDVQNSSNKVIETPLKSSTPVGGKPVKLREAQLQLQKKLQQRDQKSRNSEAIVSQSKESNGSDTVKNSIGKSYKKSRTSLSQSPQTTNSTGIVSVKSSSSSSSLVTTSRSRKLSRSASQASTVSPQLNCDNTAGRTSVEPLNNGLNVRSCTSTPNDSSTITTIKNSRKRVSLDQTRTNNETSPEKQAKLDSDKDSLIIIKNNDNNDTKLSLSSKLINTNQRSNKITVVPPGNLKIKKLDIIDDNNVIKIVKYRDNNNLLIDNNRIIKSNGRSSVYNSNINTVTTPVIVDDTTSILLKDQICALQDSNSNTTDDFLINNKNDKLTTIDSDALDDYLNGGNNSQEPEEELLQYFQQSSSSSSDADATSLSLLNSCNNTITTTSIGNNNNTTTTTTTTTTTTITTTTTTTTATTTTTTTTEIDQTSRSDKVSQLRLILQQNLKYGTIKPTDITKKKNSNDKINNNTNYNNNININSNNNNNQLGKRQVQKNDIILPTLLNNSNNSNNNNNNNNNNNNNSNNNNSRRRVSFETNVIEHNSEAINNNNLPTMNSIPQSPNSRRRIFNFTPISPGPQSPINGRASKPNSANASPFVSPRNTPVPRSRSNIANVYRSSRNNLKQFSRSNSCNATYLSKNNSDAIDTTFRVPTSTNESTKFLPSTLVAGESRTADKIFGSNKPAQVQVDTTNIGSITLGPDDNNKTTLSCTPLLSDVNPQKQLLINYPSQENLLEIKNLNSKPPANKTTVITKPADQEISELLNSVKQYNYSNNENYCRSQSVPLHRMFNPTLMSPISNQFYSNTNSFNQSTSSSLVHTPVPSEFDDFGSITGQSDSYLLDQVDANFINDDQQFLIEDKTISSENINKIFDLLDDDNNDKGLNNILNQQNNDEEDDDSGLIVLDSLPSDSINLQDTMLDPSTLNPSVDSFEKIIIQQQHHRHHQLQSRSYPNTPLPNSITPTAYHQSFTEDSNGPRSYPPTPISSSHIGSQDIYHETNEPMLSSPTLNSLNLHSTEHGNNDPTDSVCRNVSDLLETNFLTDGDPDDALDPLTNFDGLQDVDSLAPLFNEVSDTNR, from the exons ATGGATACGATGAACGCTAACACGAATCAtgcaaaatataattataaaagtcaTCGGACGGTTGAAGAAGGTGCCTTTGACTcgaggaaaattaaaaaagagtCTAATGAGATTATTTGTGGAGAAATTGATAGTGGAAGCTACGATACT acaacaacaactagTACGGCAACTACAACTACCTCAACACCAACGCAAATTTCGACAACCCCATTatcatcaaataatttaattaatgatgatCATTCATCTGCAATAACCCGTGAACGCAGTACAAATAGTTCACGACAGTCCAATGGTTTTCATCCCGATCTTCAGGAGATTATTGCTGCTAAATTAAATACCAACTCACATGGATTGTCATTGGCAgctaaaaatgataaaatacgTCATCTTATTGAGGATAGTATCAG tgaGGAATCTAAACTACGAGTTGACGAAATTTATCTTCAAGTTGAACAGCTTAAGGTGGATGAAAAGTTACTGTTGTACCTGAAATTGCCAGCATTATTGACAAATCCTAGTGGTACGGTTGATCCATTGAGACAACCATTAAATCCTCTTGGTAATCGTTATGAAATTCATCAGACTATTATGTGGATTAAAACACATTTGGAAGAAGATCCTGAAGTCTCTTTGCCAAAACAAGAAGTTTATGATGAATACaa cGTTTTTTGCATGAAAAATTCCATGAAACCACTGTCAACTGCTGATTTTGGTAAAGTCATGAAGCAAGTTTATCCACGAGTACGACCACGGAGGCTTGGTACTCGTGGTAATTCACGTTATTGTTATGCTGGAATGAGAAAAAGAATAAAGCTTGACACTCCAACACTTCCTTCTATAATTGGTGTTgcg gaTGAAGATGATTGCGAAGAAATAATGAGTGAAGAAATGCTTGGAGCAGCTTCAACGTTAATTCGTGAATGGGCTGAAAGTACATTAGGTTATAAATTTACATCGTTAAGCGCTTTGGCTCGTCATTTAGTGGATAATCTATGTGTCGATACTCGATCATTGGCAGCTGTTTGTATTCTCAGTGCTTCTGGAGATGTTCAAAATTCATCCAATAAAg tTATAGAGACACCTTTGAAGTCATCGACACCGGTAGGAGGTAAACCAGTAAAACTTCGTGAAGCTCAATTACAATTACAGAAAAAACTTCAACAACGGGATCAAAAAAGTCGAAATTCAGAAGCCATCGTCAGTCAGTCCAAGGAAAGTAATGGAAGTGATACTGTGAAAAATTCAATAGGtaaatcttataaaaaaagtagaacTAGTTTATCTCAATCACCACAAACCACAAATTCAACAGGAATTGTATCAGTtaaatcatcatcatcatcatcttcgtTAGTAACCACAAGTCGGTCTAGAAAGTTATCGAGGTCTGCTAGTCAGGCTAGTACGGTATCACCACAATTAAACTGTGATAATACTGCTGGACGTACGTCTGTTGAGCCCTTAAATAATGGGTTAAATGTTAGATCTTGCACAAGTACTCCTAATGATTCTTCAACTataacaacaattaaaaattcacgtAAACGTGTTAGTTTAGATCAAACGCGTACTAATAATGAAACAAGCCCTGAAAAACAAGCCAAGCTTGACAGTGATAAAGATAgcttgataataattaaaaataatgataataatgacacaaaattatctttatcatctaaattaataaatacaaatcaacgttctaataaaataacagTTGTCCCACcgggtaatttaaaaataaaaaaacttgatattattgatgataataatgttattaaaatagttaaataccgtgataataataatttattgatagaTAATAATCGTATTATAAAATCTAATGGCCGTTCCAGtgtttataattcaaatataaatactgTAACAACTCCTGTTATTGTTGATGATACTACAAGTATTTTACTTAAAGATCAAATTTGTGCTTTACAagatagtaatagtaatacaacagatgattttttaattaataataaaaatgataaattaactaCTATTGATAGTGATGCATTGGATGATTATTTAAATGGCGGTAATAATTCGCAAGAACctgaagaagaattgttgcaatattttcaacaatcaAGCTCATCTAGTTCTGACGCTGACGCTACTTCattgtcattattaaatagttgTAACAATACTATTACTACTACTTCTattggtaataataataatactacaacaacaacaacaacaacaacaacaacaacaataacaacaacaacaacaacaacaacagcaacaactacaactactactactactgaAATTGATCAAACATCAAGATCTGATAAAGTATCACAATTACGTTTAATATTGCAACAGAATCTCAAATATGGTACAATAAAACCAACGGATATTACTAAAAAGAAGAATagtaatgataaaattaataataataccaattataataacaatattaatattaatagtaataataataataatcaattaggAAAACGTcaagtacaaaaaaatgatattatattaccgacattattaaataattcgaataattcaaataacaataataataataataataataataataataatagtaataataataattctcgtAGACGTGTTAGCTTTGAGACAAATGTTATTGAACATAACTCGGAAgctattaataacaataatttaccAACAATGAATTCAATACCTCAAAGCCCGAATTCACGTCGTcgtatatttaatttcacGCCAATATCACCAGGTCCACAGTCACCAATAAATGGACGTGCTTCCAAACCAAATTCAGCAAATGCTAGTCCTTTTGTATCACCACGTAATACACCAGTACCAAGATCAAGAAGCAATATAGCAAATGTATATAGATCATCacgtaataatttaaaacaattttcacGATCTAATTCATGTAACGCAACTTAtctttctaaaaataatagtgaCGCTATTGATACTACTTTTCGTGTTCCAACGAGTACCAATGAatcaactaaatttttaccATCTACCTTGGTGGCTGGTGAATCAAGAACAgctgataaaatatttggatcCAATAAACCAGCCCAAGTACAAGTTGACACTACTAATATTGGATCAATAACATTGGGAccagatgataataataaaacaacttTATCGTGTACTCCGTTATTGTCAGACGTTAATCCacaaaaacaattattgattaattatccaagtcaagaaaatttattggagataaaaaatttaaatagcaAACCACCGGCTAATAAAACAACTGTAATAACCAAACCAGCTGATCAGGAGattagtgaattattaaatagtgtTAAACAGTATAATTAcagtaataatgaaaattattgtcGCTCTCAATCAGTACCACTGCATCGTATGTTTAATCCAACATTAATGTCACCAAtatcaaatcaattttattcaaataccAATAGTTTCAATCAATCAACAAGTAGTTCTCTTGTACATACACCTGTACCCAGTGAATTTGATGACTTTGGGTCGATAACTGGACAATCAGATAGTTATTTATTAGATCAAGTTGAcgctaattttataaatgatgatcaacaatttttaattgaagataaaacAATATCATCCgagaatattaataaaatatttgatctacttgatgatgataataacgACAAAGGcttgaataatattttaaatcaacaaaATAATGATGAAGAAGACGATGACAGTGGTTTAATTGTTCTGGATTCATTACCGAGTGATAGTATAAATTTACAAGACACAATGTTGGACCCGTCGACATTGAATCCATCTGTTgattcatttgaaaaaataattatccaaCAACAGCACCATCGGCATCACCAGCTGCAATCTAGATCATATCCAAATACTCCACTGCCTAATTCAATAACTCCAACGGCTTATCATCAATCGTTTACTGAAGACAGCAATGGACCACGGTCATACCCACCGACTCCTATATCTTCATCTCACATTGGCTCGCAAGATATTTATCACGAAACAAACGAACCAATGCTATCAAGCCCGACGTtaaattcattgaatttgCACTCAACAGAACACGGTAATAATGATCCTACTGACAGTGTTTGTAGAAATGTTAGTGACTTGTTGGAAACAAATTTTCTTACTGACGGAGATCCTGATGATGCACTTGATCCATTGACTAATTTTGACGGGCTACAGGATGTCGATTCACTGGCTCCTTTATTTAATGAAGTATCTGATACTAATCGttga
- the LOC123268401 gene encoding putative uncharacterized protein DDB_G0289263 isoform X1: MDTMNANTNHAKYNYKSHRTVEEGAFDSRKIKKESNEIICGEIDSGSYDTGASTTTTTTTTTTTTTTSTATTTTSTPTQISTTPLSSNNLINDDHSSAITRERSTNSSRQSNGFHPDLQEIIAAKLNTNSHGLSLAAKNDKIRHLIEDSISEESKLRVDEIYLQVEQLKVDEKLLLYLKLPALLTNPSGTVDPLRQPLNPLGNRYEIHQTIMWIKTHLEEDPEVSLPKQEVYDEYNVFCMKNSMKPLSTADFGKVMKQVYPRVRPRRLGTRGNSRYCYAGMRKRIKLDTPTLPSIIGVADEDDCEEIMSEEMLGAASTLIREWAESTLGYKFTSLSALARHLVDNLCVDTRSLAAVCILSASGDVQNSSNKVIETPLKSSTPVGGKPVKLREAQLQLQKKLQQRDQKSRNSEAIVSQSKESNGSDTVKNSIGKSYKKSRTSLSQSPQTTNSTGIVSVKSSSSSSSLVTTSRSRKLSRSASQASTVSPQLNCDNTAGRTSVEPLNNGLNVRSCTSTPNDSSTITTIKNSRKRVSLDQTRTNNETSPEKQAKLDSDKDSLIIIKNNDNNDTKLSLSSKLINTNQRSNKITVVPPGNLKIKKLDIIDDNNVIKIVKYRDNNNLLIDNNRIIKSNGRSSVYNSNINTVTTPVIVDDTTSILLKDQICALQDSNSNTTDDFLINNKNDKLTTIDSDALDDYLNGGNNSQEPEEELLQYFQQSSSSSSDADATSLSLLNSCNNTITTTSIGNNNNTTTTTTTTTTTTITTTTTTTTATTTTTTTTEIDQTSRSDKVSQLRLILQQNLKYGTIKPTDITKKKNSNDKINNNTNYNNNININSNNNNNQLGKRQVQKNDIILPTLLNNSNNSNNNNNNNNNNNNNSNNNNSRRRVSFETNVIEHNSEAINNNNLPTMNSIPQSPNSRRRIFNFTPISPGPQSPINGRASKPNSANASPFVSPRNTPVPRSRSNIANVYRSSRNNLKQFSRSNSCNATYLSKNNSDAIDTTFRVPTSTNESTKFLPSTLVAGESRTADKIFGSNKPAQVQVDTTNIGSITLGPDDNNKTTLSCTPLLSDVNPQKQLLINYPSQENLLEIKNLNSKPPANKTTVITKPADQEISELLNSVKQYNYSNNENYCRSQSVPLHRMFNPTLMSPISNQFYSNTNSFNQSTSSSLVHTPVPSEFDDFGSITGQSDSYLLDQVDANFINDDQQFLIEDKTISSENINKIFDLLDDDNNDKGLNNILNQQNNDEEDDDSGLIVLDSLPSDSINLQDTMLDPSTLNPSVDSFEKIIIQQQHHRHHQLQSRSYPNTPLPNSITPTAYHQSFTEDSNGPRSYPPTPISSSHIGSQDIYHETNEPMLSSPTLNSLNLHSTEHGNNDPTDSVCRNVSDLLETNFLTDGDPDDALDPLTNFDGLQDVDSLAPLFNEVSDTNR, translated from the exons ATGGATACGATGAACGCTAACACGAATCAtgcaaaatataattataaaagtcaTCGGACGGTTGAAGAAGGTGCCTTTGACTcgaggaaaattaaaaaagagtCTAATGAGATTATTTGTGGAGAAATTGATAGTGGAAGCTACGATACTGGAGCAtctacaacaacaacaacaacaacaacaacaacaacaacaacaactagTACGGCAACTACAACTACCTCAACACCAACGCAAATTTCGACAACCCCATTatcatcaaataatttaattaatgatgatCATTCATCTGCAATAACCCGTGAACGCAGTACAAATAGTTCACGACAGTCCAATGGTTTTCATCCCGATCTTCAGGAGATTATTGCTGCTAAATTAAATACCAACTCACATGGATTGTCATTGGCAgctaaaaatgataaaatacgTCATCTTATTGAGGATAGTATCAG tgaGGAATCTAAACTACGAGTTGACGAAATTTATCTTCAAGTTGAACAGCTTAAGGTGGATGAAAAGTTACTGTTGTACCTGAAATTGCCAGCATTATTGACAAATCCTAGTGGTACGGTTGATCCATTGAGACAACCATTAAATCCTCTTGGTAATCGTTATGAAATTCATCAGACTATTATGTGGATTAAAACACATTTGGAAGAAGATCCTGAAGTCTCTTTGCCAAAACAAGAAGTTTATGATGAATACaa cGTTTTTTGCATGAAAAATTCCATGAAACCACTGTCAACTGCTGATTTTGGTAAAGTCATGAAGCAAGTTTATCCACGAGTACGACCACGGAGGCTTGGTACTCGTGGTAATTCACGTTATTGTTATGCTGGAATGAGAAAAAGAATAAAGCTTGACACTCCAACACTTCCTTCTATAATTGGTGTTgcg gaTGAAGATGATTGCGAAGAAATAATGAGTGAAGAAATGCTTGGAGCAGCTTCAACGTTAATTCGTGAATGGGCTGAAAGTACATTAGGTTATAAATTTACATCGTTAAGCGCTTTGGCTCGTCATTTAGTGGATAATCTATGTGTCGATACTCGATCATTGGCAGCTGTTTGTATTCTCAGTGCTTCTGGAGATGTTCAAAATTCATCCAATAAAg tTATAGAGACACCTTTGAAGTCATCGACACCGGTAGGAGGTAAACCAGTAAAACTTCGTGAAGCTCAATTACAATTACAGAAAAAACTTCAACAACGGGATCAAAAAAGTCGAAATTCAGAAGCCATCGTCAGTCAGTCCAAGGAAAGTAATGGAAGTGATACTGTGAAAAATTCAATAGGtaaatcttataaaaaaagtagaacTAGTTTATCTCAATCACCACAAACCACAAATTCAACAGGAATTGTATCAGTtaaatcatcatcatcatcatcttcgtTAGTAACCACAAGTCGGTCTAGAAAGTTATCGAGGTCTGCTAGTCAGGCTAGTACGGTATCACCACAATTAAACTGTGATAATACTGCTGGACGTACGTCTGTTGAGCCCTTAAATAATGGGTTAAATGTTAGATCTTGCACAAGTACTCCTAATGATTCTTCAACTataacaacaattaaaaattcacgtAAACGTGTTAGTTTAGATCAAACGCGTACTAATAATGAAACAAGCCCTGAAAAACAAGCCAAGCTTGACAGTGATAAAGATAgcttgataataattaaaaataatgataataatgacacaaaattatctttatcatctaaattaataaatacaaatcaacgttctaataaaataacagTTGTCCCACcgggtaatttaaaaataaaaaaacttgatattattgatgataataatgttattaaaatagttaaataccgtgataataataatttattgatagaTAATAATCGTATTATAAAATCTAATGGCCGTTCCAGtgtttataattcaaatataaatactgTAACAACTCCTGTTATTGTTGATGATACTACAAGTATTTTACTTAAAGATCAAATTTGTGCTTTACAagatagtaatagtaatacaacagatgattttttaattaataataaaaatgataaattaactaCTATTGATAGTGATGCATTGGATGATTATTTAAATGGCGGTAATAATTCGCAAGAACctgaagaagaattgttgcaatattttcaacaatcaAGCTCATCTAGTTCTGACGCTGACGCTACTTCattgtcattattaaatagttgTAACAATACTATTACTACTACTTCTattggtaataataataatactacaacaacaacaacaacaacaacaacaacaacaataacaacaacaacaacaacaacaacagcaacaactacaactactactactactgaAATTGATCAAACATCAAGATCTGATAAAGTATCACAATTACGTTTAATATTGCAACAGAATCTCAAATATGGTACAATAAAACCAACGGATATTACTAAAAAGAAGAATagtaatgataaaattaataataataccaattataataacaatattaatattaatagtaataataataataatcaattaggAAAACGTcaagtacaaaaaaatgatattatattaccgacattattaaataattcgaataattcaaataacaataataataataataataataataataataatagtaataataataattctcgtAGACGTGTTAGCTTTGAGACAAATGTTATTGAACATAACTCGGAAgctattaataacaataatttaccAACAATGAATTCAATACCTCAAAGCCCGAATTCACGTCGTcgtatatttaatttcacGCCAATATCACCAGGTCCACAGTCACCAATAAATGGACGTGCTTCCAAACCAAATTCAGCAAATGCTAGTCCTTTTGTATCACCACGTAATACACCAGTACCAAGATCAAGAAGCAATATAGCAAATGTATATAGATCATCacgtaataatttaaaacaattttcacGATCTAATTCATGTAACGCAACTTAtctttctaaaaataatagtgaCGCTATTGATACTACTTTTCGTGTTCCAACGAGTACCAATGAatcaactaaatttttaccATCTACCTTGGTGGCTGGTGAATCAAGAACAgctgataaaatatttggatcCAATAAACCAGCCCAAGTACAAGTTGACACTACTAATATTGGATCAATAACATTGGGAccagatgataataataaaacaacttTATCGTGTACTCCGTTATTGTCAGACGTTAATCCacaaaaacaattattgattaattatccaagtcaagaaaatttattggagataaaaaatttaaatagcaAACCACCGGCTAATAAAACAACTGTAATAACCAAACCAGCTGATCAGGAGattagtgaattattaaatagtgtTAAACAGTATAATTAcagtaataatgaaaattattgtcGCTCTCAATCAGTACCACTGCATCGTATGTTTAATCCAACATTAATGTCACCAAtatcaaatcaattttattcaaataccAATAGTTTCAATCAATCAACAAGTAGTTCTCTTGTACATACACCTGTACCCAGTGAATTTGATGACTTTGGGTCGATAACTGGACAATCAGATAGTTATTTATTAGATCAAGTTGAcgctaattttataaatgatgatcaacaatttttaattgaagataaaacAATATCATCCgagaatattaataaaatatttgatctacttgatgatgataataacgACAAAGGcttgaataatattttaaatcaacaaaATAATGATGAAGAAGACGATGACAGTGGTTTAATTGTTCTGGATTCATTACCGAGTGATAGTATAAATTTACAAGACACAATGTTGGACCCGTCGACATTGAATCCATCTGTTgattcatttgaaaaaataattatccaaCAACAGCACCATCGGCATCACCAGCTGCAATCTAGATCATATCCAAATACTCCACTGCCTAATTCAATAACTCCAACGGCTTATCATCAATCGTTTACTGAAGACAGCAATGGACCACGGTCATACCCACCGACTCCTATATCTTCATCTCACATTGGCTCGCAAGATATTTATCACGAAACAAACGAACCAATGCTATCAAGCCCGACGTtaaattcattgaatttgCACTCAACAGAACACGGTAATAATGATCCTACTGACAGTGTTTGTAGAAATGTTAGTGACTTGTTGGAAACAAATTTTCTTACTGACGGAGATCCTGATGATGCACTTGATCCATTGACTAATTTTGACGGGCTACAGGATGTCGATTCACTGGCTCCTTTATTTAATGAAGTATCTGATACTAATCGttga